From the Deltaproteobacteria bacterium genome, the window GTCGATCGCGAAGAACAGCACGGTTCCCGGGTTCCAGACCGGATTGGATCCCGCCTGGTGGATGTTCGAGGTCGCGACCACGAGCCGGTTGTCGACCCGCAGCGCGACCGCGCTGAAGTTGGTCTTGAACGAGCTGATCGACGCGCCGCCGCCACCGTTCTGGTAGCGCGTGAACGCGCCCGCGATCGTGTGCCGGGTCGGAACCGCGGTCCGGCTCTGCCCCGAGTAGAGCACGGTCTGGCCCGCGCCGGTCGCGTAGTCGAACGGAACCGCGAGCTCGCAGCCCGAGGTCGTGATCCAGCCGCGCGTCCGTCCGGTCCCGCGCTCGAGCGAGAGATTCCCGAGCGTCGGCGTGTTGAACGGCGCCGATTCGGTGCAGTTCAGATTGCCCGGGAGCAGGTAGGACGCTCCGACGTACGCGAGCGACTGGGATGGCGAGATCCGGAACTCGAAGACGCCCGGGCCGTTGCTCGACGCCGCGACGAACGCGCGGTCGGAATTGGTCGGATGGGTCTCCAGCGCGGGCGGCGCGAATGCGTCGACCAGGAGCGTGTCGGTCCCGGCCGAGCCGACCGAGAGCGTGGCCGCGAGCAGGATGGCCGCCGCGCTCATCGCGTCGCCCCGCGCACGCGAAGCAGCCAGAGCGTCTGGTTCGGCAGCGGCTGGCCGAGCGAGTCACTGCGCGGTTCGTGGGTCAGGTTCGACGCCTCGAGCGAGAGCGTGACGCCCTCGGGAAGGAACCCGAGCCGCGTCCATCGCCCCGGCCGCAGGATCACGCCCGCGTCGACCTGCAGCGCGTCGTCGGAGAGCGTGGCACGGCCGACCTGGTAGGAGACCTCGCTCTCGTAGCGGAGCTCCGTCCACGGCTCGAGCGCTCCCAGATCCAGCGCGGCGGAGAGCGAGTACGCGTGCTCCGGGACGTGCGGGAAGACCCGCTCCACCCCGCTCTGGTAGGCGCCGCTTCCGCCATCGCCGAGGTAACGCGCGTCGGTGTAGGTGTAGGCCGCGCCGATCCGCAGCCGCTCGAAGGCCGTCGCGCCGAGTCCGATCTCGACGCCGAGCGCGCGCGAAGGGCCGGTGTTGAGCGGCATGTAGGCGTTGTTCACGTTCAGCACCCACTCGATGCCCTGGTCGAGCTCGCGCTGGAACAGGCCCGTCTCGAAGCGCAGGTCGCGCAGCGCTCCCGAGCCCGCGCCCGCGAGCTCGAAGCCGATGTCCGCGTTCCAGCCCCGCTCGGAGGCCAGCTCGGGATTTCCGCGGATGAATCCCCAGTCGGGATGGAACAGGTCGGTGAACGTCGGCCGGCGCATCACGCGCTTCCAGTTCCCCTTTGCGCGCAGGCCCGGCGCGATCTGCCAGATCGCCCCCACCGACGGCAGCCAGGCGTTCTCGTCGCTCGGCGAGACCGGGCGCATCGGCTGCGAGGCCGCGCTGCGCGCCAGGCCGTCGCTGGTGTCGGCGCGCTCGAAGGCGAGCGCCGGAAACAGGCGCAGCTCCCGGCCGAAGACGCCGAGCTCCGGAAGCACCGAGACCAACACCGTCGTGCGTCGGTGGACGTCCGCGTCCGAAGCGTCGACGCGCGCGTAGCGCAGGCTCGACACGGCGCGGCCGCCGAGCTCGAACCGGCCGAGCCGCCTCGGCCGCGAGACCCAGACGGCCTCGAGCGTCGACTCCGACTCGCTCGCCTTCGCCTGGTCGCGCCCGCCCGTGACGAGCGGCGACACGAATCCGCACGCGCCACCGGGATCGTCGAGCTCGGAGTCCTCCGCGCGGAACGCCCCCGAGAGCGAGAGCGCGCCGCCCGGCGCGCGCTCGTGGCTCCACGCCAGCCGCCCGATGCCGCGCTGGTACGACTCGTCGGCGCTCGTGCACGAGAGCACGTCGTCGGGAACGTCCACGACGGGCTTCCCCCAGGTGCTGCCCGGCTCGCCGCCGTTCTTCTGGTACAGGTCGAACGTCGCGTCCAGGCGCGAGCGCAGGCCCGTCTCGAGCGACCCGCGCAACAGGCCCGCGTTCTCGACGAAGTCGGCGTTCAGGCGCGTGTGCGACTGCGCGCCCGCCGCCGCGCCGCCCGCGCCCGGCCGCCCGCCGCCAGCGCGCGGCGGCGGCTCGATCTCGAAGCTGTAGTCGTTCTCGCTGCGCAATCGCGAATAGGTGGCGAGCACGCGCGCGCGCTCGCCACCGCCGGAGAGCGCGAGGTCTCCGGCGAGCGTCGAGAGTGTTCCGGCGGAGAGGGATGCATCGACCTCGGGATCGGCGCTCTCGGGCTTGCGCGTGGTGATCGAGATGACGCCGCCCTCGGCGTCGCTGCCGAAGCGGGCCGAGCCTCCGCCGCGCAAGACCTCGATCCGTTCGACCTGTCGCAGCGGGATCGTCGAAAGATCGACCGAGCCGAGCTGGGCGCTGTTCAGACGCACGCCGTCGAGCAGGATCAGGACCTGCTCCGACTTCGAGCCTCGGATCGACGCGGTGCTGTAGGCACCGATCCCGCCGAATCGGCGCACGCGAACGCCGGGGACCTGGTCGAGGACCTCCTCCACCGTCGCGAAGCGATCGTCGAGCGCGCGCGCGTCGATCACCGTGGCGAACGCGGACGGATCGTCGGCCGACTCCGAGAGCTCGCCCGCGCGCGAGCCACCGCCGGTGGCTAGACAAGCGACGAGTGTCGCGACCTGGGCATTGCGCCAGTGACTCTTGAACACCGAGTGACTCCCTCCGCGGAGAGCGGGACGTTCGTCCCGAAAGCTCGGCAGGTCTCCTGGCTCAGGGGTCTGGCGTCGGATCCGAGCCTTCCCGGGGCGCTCCCCAGTGGCGTCGTTCGGTCTGACTTCCCCATCACAGTGGCGGGACCGCGGCCGATTCTCACGGCCTTCCCTCTATGGTCCGCTTCGCGGACACCGAGTGCGAGCATCGGTACCACCCGCCGCGCTCGGGTGTCAAACGCGGGTGGATCTTGACCGCTCGACGCTGAAGGCGTAAACGTCGCACCAAAGAGTCGTGGACGGTGTCGGGAAGCCGGTGTGAGTCCGGCGCGAGCCCGTCGCTGTATCCGGGGACGAGCGCCGCAAGTGCAGCCACTGGGATCGCGAGATCCCGGGAAGGCGCGGCGTGAGGATGATCCGGAAGCCAGAAGACCGGCCGTCCACGTGGGTAGAAACTTCTCCGGTCGCGAGAAAGGTATCCAAATGCGCGTCGTCGCTCTGCTATTGCTCTGCGTCGTGGCCCGTCCGGGCCTGGCCTCCTCCTTCGCTGCACAGGTCGTGCGCTACACGCCCGGCAGCTTTGTACCCGTCGGCTGGGACGATCCCCTGAGCTCGCTCGGCGCGCCCTCGCGCTCGACGGGCGACGGTCCCTGGGACGGCGACGTCACGGTCTTCAACGCGCCGTATCGCGAAGACCAGGTCGTCGCGATCGGAGCCGGGGGCGAACTCGTGGTCCGCTTCGACCGGCTCGTCGAGGACGACCCGTCGAACCCGTTCGGAATCGATCTCCTGATCTACGGCAACGCGTTCCTCGGCATGGACTTCGAAACCGGCCTCGCCGACGGCGCGGTGTTCGCGGAGCCGGCCCGGATCGCGCTCAGCCAGGACGGCGTCTTCTGGGTCGACGCCAGCGGAATCTTCGCGGACGCGCTGTTCCCGACGATCGGCTACCGGGACCCGACCGGTCCGTTCTCCTCGGGCGGGACGATTCCGACCGACTTCACGCGCCCGGTCGATCCGACGCTGGACGCCGCCGACTTCATCGGGCTCGACGCCGCGCAGATCGCGGAGCTCTACGACGGAGCGGGCGGCGGAGTCGGGATCGATCTTGGCGCGCTGGGCCTGCCCTGGATCGAGTACGTGCGGATCTGGCAGCCCGAAGGCGACGTCTATGCTGCGGAGATCGACGCCATCGCCGCCGTGCCCGAGCCGAGCCTGCTCTCGCTCGCGTGCGCGGGCGTGCTGCTCGTCGGTCTCGCGCGCGCGAGGCGCTAGATAATCCCCTGCTCGCGCAGCCGCGCGCGCGCGGCCTCGTCGAGCCCGAGCTCGGCGAGGATCTCGTCGTTGTGCGCGCCGAGCGCGGGCGCGGCGGAGCGCACGCGCACGGGCGTGCGCGAGAGCTTGGCCGCGGGACCGACGACGGGCGCCTCCGCGCCGTTCTCGAGCCGCACGGTCTGCAGCATGTCGCGCTCCAGCACGTGCGGGTCGCGCGCGGACTCGGCGTAGCTGCGCACCGGGGATGCGGGCAGCCCCTCGGCTTCGAGCTTCGCGACGGCCGCCGCGACCGTGTACCCCGCGACCCAGCCAGCGACCAGATCGTTCAGCTCCGCGCGGCGAGCGACACGGCCCTGTGTCGTGGCGTAGTCGGCGTGCGAGGCGAGCTCGGGACGCCCGAGCAGCGCGGCCAGGATCTTCCAGTGGGAATCCAGCAGCACCCCGAGCATGACGAAGCCGTCGCTGCACGCGTACACGCCCGCCGGCGCCGCGACCACGAACTGGCTGCCCATGCGGGGAAGCGGCACGCCCAGCGCGGCCAGCATCGGGTAGCCGTTCGACTGGAACAGCATCGCGTCCTGGAGCGCCACGTCGCAGTGCTGTCCCTCGCCGGTGCGATCGCGGTGGCGCAGCGCGGCCATCGCCGCGAGCGCCCCGTGCAGTCCCGCGAGATCGTCGCCGATGAACGTCGGCGCCTTCACCGGCGCGCCGCCGGGCTCGCCGTTCAGCGACAGCCAGCCGCTCGACGCCTGGGCCATCGGATCGTAGCCGGCGCGCTCGTGATCGGGTCCGAACTGCCCGTAGCCGCTGATCGAGACGTACACCGTATCGGGTCGGACCGCGCGCACGTGCTCGTAGCCGAGCCCCCAGGCGTCCATCGTGCCGGGCCGGAAGTTCTCGATCACCACGTCGGCGCGCGCGGCCAGGCGCAGGAACACGTCGCGGCCCTCGGGCCGGCGCAGGTCGAGCGTGAGACTGCGCTTGTTGCGGTTTGCGG encodes:
- a CDS encoding TonB-dependent receptor, whose product is MFKSHWRNAQVATLVACLATGGGSRAGELSESADDPSAFATVIDARALDDRFATVEEVLDQVPGVRVRRFGGIGAYSTASIRGSKSEQVLILLDGVRLNSAQLGSVDLSTIPLRQVERIEVLRGGGSARFGSDAEGGVISITTRKPESADPEVDASLSAGTLSTLAGDLALSGGGERARVLATYSRLRSENDYSFEIEPPPRAGGGRPGAGGAAAGAQSHTRLNADFVENAGLLRGSLETGLRSRLDATFDLYQKNGGEPGSTWGKPVVDVPDDVLSCTSADESYQRGIGRLAWSHERAPGGALSLSGAFRAEDSELDDPGGACGFVSPLVTGGRDQAKASESESTLEAVWVSRPRRLGRFELGGRAVSSLRYARVDASDADVHRRTTVLVSVLPELGVFGRELRLFPALAFERADTSDGLARSAASQPMRPVSPSDENAWLPSVGAIWQIAPGLRAKGNWKRVMRRPTFTDLFHPDWGFIRGNPELASERGWNADIGFELAGAGSGALRDLRFETGLFQRELDQGIEWVLNVNNAYMPLNTGPSRALGVEIGLGATAFERLRIGAAYTYTDARYLGDGGSGAYQSGVERVFPHVPEHAYSLSAALDLGALEPWTELRYESEVSYQVGRATLSDDALQVDAGVILRPGRWTRLGFLPEGVTLSLEASNLTHEPRSDSLGQPLPNQTLWLLRVRGATR
- a CDS encoding CoA transferase, coding for MKKSEFFRRARADLPGPLAGLRVVEATTTWAGPMCACVLADFGADVIKVELPGGEVARRLPPVLPDGEPRLSFMHVTANRNKRSLTLDLRRPEGRDVFLRLAARADVVIENFRPGTMDAWGLGYEHVRAVRPDTVYVSISGYGQFGPDHERAGYDPMAQASSGWLSLNGEPGGAPVKAPTFIGDDLAGLHGALAAMAALRHRDRTGEGQHCDVALQDAMLFQSNGYPMLAALGVPLPRMGSQFVVAAPAGVYACSDGFVMLGVLLDSHWKILAALLGRPELASHADYATTQGRVARRAELNDLVAGWVAGYTVAAAVAKLEAEGLPASPVRSYAESARDPHVLERDMLQTVRLENGAEAPVVGPAAKLSRTPVRVRSAAPALGAHNDEILAELGLDEAARARLREQGII